CCAAGCTTCTGCTGAATTGATCTCCTTGACCAAGATGTCTCTCTCCATTGTAGTGCTCCTTCTACTGAATCTAGATCGGGGAATACACCGCCACATGAATAATAAAGCATATAAACTAGGCTTTCTGCATCAGAGGCGGAGCATAGCTTTCCTTCCTGAAGTGCGTAAGTAGATGAGAAATGAAGATTCATAGCAGGGCGATCTCTATCTTCAAGAATAGCATGGCCCCACCCAATTAGAAGAAAATAAGGCCTCACACCAGACCTAACACAGATCACGTTCTCTGGCCTAATGTCTCCATGCCGTAGTCCCGCCAAGGTAGCAGTTGATAGTGCTGATAAGCAATCATGGCAACATTTGATAGCCTCATCTGGACCAAATCGGCCTGACTCTACCATTTCAGCGACTGTTTCACCAATTGGACCGGTCACGAGAGCAGGGGTCCCACACCAAGGGTGCTCACAATTTCCACCTGAGCTGGGCCTTTGACAATGACCAGGGTGTATGATCCTTCCAGAGGCAAACAATTGAGGTAGATATTTGCTTGACAGACCTTTCTGCTTCATTATTGTCAATACTTTGGTCTGCCTCTGGACCTGATACCATAAATTCATATCTTCCCATGCTGGTTCCAACTGGGAGGGATGAGAACCCACATATAGGAACAGATCTATTCCTGGGTCTTCAACATAAGATGCAATGTAGTATGTCAATTCACCAGTATTGATTACTTCTTGTATCTGATAACCCCTTTGCCCATCTGAATCCTCCAGCCATAATATAGATCCTTCTTCTAATTTCATCGACTCCTTGGAATCAACATTAACATAATCCTCCTGAACTTCGACAATCTCAGGGGAAACACTACGCTGCTGGTATCGAAATAGGCCATTTCCATTCACTCTGGCAGTATCTCC
This genomic interval from Trifolium pratense cultivar HEN17-A07 linkage group LG6, ARS_RC_1.1, whole genome shotgun sequence contains the following:
- the LOC123889244 gene encoding uncharacterized protein LOC123889244 isoform X2; translated protein: MPNAVHASTSEAVEATACLAIEDFLHASMKGLWEAFWSQDEPMPFSVACLYNANMKFYQAENAIANGRLGGLCGTGILLNNSRHPHGKWDHLLELTLLRTDIRGLAVGGDRQPSLPVVGEALFYAIRMLLARSLSRLSFFPDPSTVFVLLVDSQYGGVVKVEGDVSKLNFDVNNVYECAAEWVKNHSRISVSPIYRIWNKLGNANWGDIGALQVLFATFHCITQYAGLPKHSIEDLAADHSSRLHTRRIERQLGDTARVNGNGLFRYQQRSVSPEIVEVQEDYVNVDSKESMKLEEGSILWLEDSDGQRGYQIQEVINTGELTYYIASYVEDPGIDLFLYVGSHPSQLEPAWEDMNLWYQVQRQTKVLTIMKQKGLSSKYLPQLFASGRIIHPGHCQRPSSGGNCEHPWCGTPALVTGPIGETVAEMVESGRFGPDEAIKCCHDCLSALSTATLAGLRHGDIRPENVICVRSGVRPYFLLIGWGHAILEDRDRPAMNLHFSSTYALQEGKLCSASDAESLVYMLYYSCGGVFPDLDSVEGALQWRETSWSRRSIQQKLGDISTVLKAFADYVDSLCGTPYPMNYDIWLRRLRKNIHEDDHGKEIDQTC